The window CATGCCGATCAGTGTGATATTGGTTTTCATGCAGGACATTGTCCACGAAAACGTCAAAAAGTAAATAGTGTCCGTCCACAAACGGCCAATTCACCTGGTATCAGTGTCGCGCGAAACATGGAATCCTCGGATTATCACCTTTATGCCTGTGGTTAAAGCTCTCGAGCGCCTTTATCGCGCCCCCATTTCGATGGGTGCGCAGACACTGACAGGATCCGGGTCTCTTGCATCCCATGGGGCAACCCTTATTATCAAAAATCGAGTCAATTCGATGCGGCGGCATCTCCCATGGAGGTCATGCGTAACAGCGATGGATAGTGAAGCAAGACACACCTGGATCAGTCTCTTCCTGGCAACCCTTTTGGCACTGGGACTGATGGCTGCGGCCTACCAGTCCACCCAAGGCCCCCGCCCTTCGCCTGATGCGGATCCCTCGCCAGGTTTCGGGTGGAGTTGGGATTTCGATTACCGCCGCGCGGTTCAGGAGCCTGCGTTAACCACGGATTCGGAAACGAACCAGCAGCCCGGATTGTACCCCGGCGAACTGATCCTGCCCATCGGCAAACCGATCCCGGTGGCGAACCTGAGCATCGTGTACCGCGGTCCGGCCGGCGCCGGAAAATTCCGGGTGGATGTGATCATTCCTACCCTGGACCCCGGCTATGCCTATGCCAATGAGTTGACCCGCGCAGACCAGGGCCGGGAGTTGACCTTGTATGGCCAGCGATTCGAGGTGGTCGCCATCGGCGAACGGGTGCTCCGCCTGAGGCACCTGAGCCCGTAACGCGCACCAGGCCCTGCGCCGAAGGGCGCGTTAAAGACAAAACTTCACGATGCTTTCCGCATGGATGGCGGTCGTGTTGAGAAAAGGGATGCCAAATTTGTCTTTCGTGAGGATCAAAGGGAGCTCCGTACAGCCTAAAATCACGGCTTCGATGGAATGCCGCTCCATCAATTTTTCTATGATCGCCAGCAACTCCTGCCGGGTCGAATCTTTGAAAATGCCCAGTTCGATTTCAGAAAAAAGCCGATGATGAATGAGCTCCCGCTCCTCCCTGTCTGGCACGAACAACGTCATCTGCTTGTCGGCAAAGGCCTTGTTGTAAAAATCCGATTCCATCGTGAACCTTGTGCCCAAGAGCCCGAGTCGCTTAAGACCTCTTTGCTGGGCTGTTTTACAGGTTTCTTCCACGATGCTCAACATGGGCAGTGGGGACCTGGACCGAATGGCATCGAAAACCACATGGGGCGTATTGGACGCGATCACGGCGAATTCGGCGCCGGCGCGATGCAGGGCGACCACCTTTTCCAGAAGCCAATCGGCGAGGCGCTCCAACTCGCCGGCCTCAACCCATCTGGTCAGCGCGGTGAGATCGATACTGTAGATGAGGATTTCCGGGTAGCCCATCACGGCTTGACGCGCATGGAAAGCGCCGATAATCATTTTATAGTAGTCGACCGTGGATTCCGGCCCGATGCCGCCGACAATTCCAATCTTTTTCATAAAAACCTCCGAAATAGCCAATCCTTCGACATCAGCCGCGCGTCAGCCAGTTGTATCGTCATCTCATCCGATAAATGTCCCAATGATATTGTCCCTGACCTCAGATTGGGGAGTAGTTGGCGATCTGCTGAAAAGAGGTTGAGCTGTTTTTTACAGGATGCGCTCAAGGATCTCAACCACACTCTGGACGCATGGGATGCAGGTCTTCTTGAGAAGCTCGTTCTCTCTGAAATATTTCTGCCCTTCTTCCGTAGTCAGTTCACAACCGTTGAGCAATTCTCGGCACATAAACGTACCATGCTTCTTGGAAAAAAGATCCATGAGCGCTCTTGTTTTTAAGTAGGTCACCTCCGTTGCGGAACGATCATCGTTGACGCCCCTGCCATATCGCAATCCCAAAACCAGGATGCCTCCCGAAATAGCGCCACAAAGCTCCTCTTTTCGAGCCATACCTGCACCAAAGCCACACGCAATCTTTAGAGCAATGTCGTCCGCCAATTCGCCTTCTTCCCGGAAAGCATAGAGAATCGACTGAGCTCAGTTGTATCCGCTCATGAACTTTTCCGTTGCAACTTTCTCTCTGTACGACATCATTTCCTGCCTTTTCTTTGGCCCCGCATGTATCGTTATTGGGTAGTACGTTCCTCGCCATTCCCTGATGCTGGGGTTATGCATCACCCTTTTCAAATGCAGCCCGCTTCATGATTACGGTGGGTATTCCTGCCGGATTGAGCCCGCCATCTTGATTGTCAGTAAAGCCAAAATCCATATACAGCTTTCTTGCAGCCATTCCTTCAGGAACCGATGCATCAAATGTCTCGACAACGATACTTTCCTGAGGGTTCAACTGGCCAACTGCGAATTCAAGCAGTTGCCTGCCGACCCCCGTTCCACGGTAGGGTTTTGAAACGGCAAACCATGCAATTTCGTTTGACTCCCTTGAAATAATAATGCCACCTTTTAAACTGCTCTCTTTTTCAACCTGGTCTGACCGTATGCAAAATGCTCTGCCTTCTGATATGGCTTGCATTAAAGCCTCCTTGAAGGCTCTTTCATGTGCCATAGGGCCGAACAACGGTTCGACTTCCAATGCAAGAGAAAGCCATGCGTCAAAATCCTCTAAATTTGAATGATCAACATCCATGCTTTTGAAGTCCTGTATCAGAAAACATCATAAGGGTTCCCCGGCGCATCGCTCAATGGAAGCCAGAGCAATACGAAATATCAGCCTACCAAGGCCACCCGCCCTGATTGTCTACTGTAGCAAAATATTCGGGATTCATTTTTGGCTTTCAAATCCTTCGATCAATGATTCGTATTTGTCGTGAATCATTTTCCGATCAAACTCCCGGAACTCTGCCAGGATCGCCTGATCCTCTTTATCGGTAAAGTAAGCTCTGGATTTTGGAAAAAAGATTTTATCTTCTTTATCGATATGTCTGGGATAAAAATCGGTTAAAGTCTTAAGGTTGGCTGCGATATCGGTCAAGGCGGTTTGGTCACCATTCCGGTAGCGAGTATTGGCTTCAACAAGCGCTTTGGTTGTCTGTCGACCGAATACATGTTCCTCGATCAGTTCTTTCATGATTTGGCTGTCTTCTGGTTTCAATGCTTTTTTACTCAGCTCTCGGAAAAAAATATCCTCTTCCTTTCCGTGATGTGTTCGGTCGGCGTAAACCCTGATGAAATCAACTGCTATATCCACGAACACAGGATCTACTTCTTGTTTCGATTCGATTTTGGCTAAAACTCCTTTGATGACTGAAAGCATTCGTTCAATCAAACGGTGCTCTATCATGAGAGGGCCTCGTGCTTGCATATAATGCCTCCTTTTGTTACCTGAACGTCTGCACTTCATGGGTCCCGACTGCGACAATCCGCTGTTGGATTTCCCGTGCAAGCGATCATTCGGCGCCTATTTTTGATTCACCCATATCAGTTTGTTCGGGTCAAAACCCTTTTCTCTCAATACAGCTTTGAAATGACTCTTGAGCTCTTTTGAAACGGTGGGACTGCGTGACAAAAACCACACATAGGACTGTTTTGAACTGGTTACAAATGCGTATTGATAATCTTGCTTGTCCAATTCGAAAATAACGTAGGACCCATAAAAGGGACCGAAGAAGGAAACCCTGAGATATCCAATATTTTCGTTTTCAACAAAATAGGCTTTTCCAATCGATTCTTTCCATTCATTTGTTTCCACAGAAAAGCCCCTGTTTTGGACTCGCACCCCACCGTCCTCTCGGGCACTGTATTCGGCTGTGACGGCTTCTAATCCTCTCTCGAAAGAATGATCGAATCTTGCGATTTCGTACCACCTTCCAAGGAATTTTTCGAGTTCAAAACCGTTCACTGGCTTGACGGTCGCTGGATACCCAAGACACCCGCATAGTAGTAGGAACGTGACTGCTGCTATTAGTAGCCGTTTCATGGTCTTCCTTGCTCGGAAAGTTAATCACATCCAATTTTCCGCCTTTAACCGATCGGGTTTCAGGGACGCCGTAGCACTAACGTCGCCTTAGGCCCCCAAGTCCTTGGCAGCGGTTGGTTCGATATAATATAGGTTTTAAATTAAGATTGTTTAAGCAAACCGTCGTCTATTATCTGTTGGAAATGATCTATGACTGTTTGCTCAATAGGCGTATAGGACATTCCCAGATCTTTCTTGCTGTATGAGTTATCGAATTTTATATGGACGGCAGCATTTTTGGCCACATATTTCCGGGTTAGGCCGTGCATCGGTGCTATGAGCCAGAATAAATATTTGGGAACTTGCCTTATAGGGAATGGATATGTATCCCCGAAATGCTTCCGCAACATATTTGCAAGCTCCAGAAGTGTGGCTTCTCGACTGACAATGATGTGTCTCCCGCTTGCTTTTGGGCTGAACCCTGCCTTAATGTGTGCTGTCGCCACATCGCGGACATCAATAATCCCATTCCACAATTCCGGAACCCCCATTTTATATTTTCCATCGCCAAGTTGAACCATGAACTGGATACTCATTGAGTCCTTTCTCTTCGAAAGAGATGGTCCAAGAATCCAACCCGGATTAATTACCAACAGATCCCATTGATCCTGCTCCTTGGCGATGGCCCAGGCCTCTTTCTCAGCAATCGTCTTTGAGTAAGGGTAAGGTTGGTGTTCAGCACTGCTCGTTAAGTTCCAATATTTTTCAGTGAAAATACCCGTTTGGGTCAACTCTATGTCTGCGTTATCACCATAAATCGCCGCAACGCTGCTGGTGAGTACGATGCGTTTCACCGTTGAATTTCTGTTTGCGGACTCAAGGACATTCCTTGTCCCTTCCTTTGCTGGCCGAATCAATTCTTCTTCCGGATTCCTAATTCCTGTCATAAAAAACGGGGACGCAGTATGAATCACCAATTCGCAATCGCGCATCGGTCGTTCGAAGCTTTTGATATCCAAAAGGTCCGATTGAAACAGCCTCAATTTTCCTGAGTATTCATTGGCCATGGACGTAAGATGATCGACTTTTTTTGAATTCGAAGGGTCTCGAACAGTTGCGTTAACGCAAACTCCCTTTTCCAACAGCCTTTTTATTATCCAGGAAGCGACATAGCCAGTTCCCCCGGTAACCAATACCGGTTTTGATCTATTGATTTCGCACATGAGCCGCCTCCTTTTTTGCATTGGCTCAATATTGTCGAAAGACAGGCTTCACGGGGAGCGGCGATCCCGTCCAAGCCTGTGTTGAGTCACCCAATTTGGGTTGAACACCCATCATCTGTGATGTATAGCTTTTTGTACAATAAGCGGAGCCGAGCCGCGCAGAATCAGAGGATTTCCTTCTGGTGCAAGAATAGCGGGACGAACAGGGTGAAGAATTGAAGAACGGCCCAGAAAATATAGGCTGTAAACGCCAAGCGTGGCTCCTCGTTACGCGTGAGATATCTGGCCCATCCCATATTTTCTGGCAATGAAAGCTTGTCTTCAAGCTGTACAAGATATTCCCGGGCACTATACATGGCCCTGGCATTGCCCCATGCCCTGATGCCGAAAAGAAAGGTGATCAATGCTGGCATCCAGACCAATATCTTGACAGCCGGAAATTCGAAGTTCGTGGCGCACCAGGACCAAACGATACCCGTTGAAAGCAATGCGTAGCGCTCGAGCGCCCGGGTTTGAGAGATCCGCTCGTCGTATGCCTTTCGGATATACTCCGCTTCTTTCATTAGAAATTCGGTAGTGTTGTCTTCGCCCTGCATAATTTCTCTCTGTCAGCAGCCATATACTTGGGTAAATTCAGGCCCGATTCAATACATTGATCCGCGGGTCATGGCAAAAGGCTCGCCCCGCCTGAATCTACCTAAGAGAATGCTCACTCCCGCACACCCAGCGACTTCACAAAGGCAACGATCTGCCAGCGTTCGTCCACGGCGATGGTGGTGGCCAGGGCCGGCTGGCGGCCGTTTGGGATGCCGTAGCTGATTTCGTGGAAGAGGCGGCCGACGGGCAGGTTCTGGACGCGCGCGCTGCGTAAATCTTCGGGCTTGGGGGCGAAACTCTGGCCGACTGTCCCGTAGCCGTCGAACTGCTGGCCGTGGCACTGGGCGCAGTAGTACTGGTAACCCTGGCGGCCCTGGGCGATGGCCTTGGGGGCGGTGAGGCTGAAACCGGGCTGGAGTGCGTCGGGGTCTGCGGTGCGGTAGAGCAACTCTCCGCCGGTGAAGGGCACGCTCATGTTGGCCATGACCGGGATCGGCTGTTCGTGGGGTTTGACGGCCGGTGTTTCCCAGATGCGGCCCACCTGGAGCGTCTCGTCGTACAGGGTGATGACGGCATAGGCGGCCAGGGCCACGGCACAAGCGATCAGTGCGACGCATAGTATGCGAACCATCTGTCTACTCCCCCTTGGCGCCCCGGATGTGCTGCGGATAGGGCAGCAACTGGTATTCGGCGTAAGGCGACGACGCCGGAACGTCGGCCACCGGCCGGTAGCTCCAGGTGGGCTGCCCCAGGTCGGAAACCACGAAGAAGGCGAAAAAGCCCTTGAACAGGATGAGGCCCAACAGGATGACCAGCCACATCCAGGTGCGCAACTCGGAATCGAAACCCTTGACATGGTCCATGGTCATATCTTCACCCCCAGCCATCCATGCAACAGGATGTAGAAAAAGCCCCAGATGAACGTCCCGGCGATGATCAGCATCAAGGCCAGGGGAAAGGGGGCGTTGCGGTCCTGGATGTCATCGCGGAAACGGCCCACGACCTCGGTCATGCGCCGGGCGGAATCGTCGGAGCGGAAATGGGCGTAAGAGAGCGCCAGGCCGAAGACGACCATGAAGAGCAGGCCGACGAAGATATAGCCCATGACATGCTGAAAATTGAGAAGGGCGAAAAAGCGCATATTCCCTCCAAAAGTTCGATCGTTGCGAGCGCGACCCGCCGGCCTGTGCGGGCGGGATGGTGCGCCCCTGCTTCAGTTCAAATAGAGTGCGTAGAGCAGCACCCCCGCGCTGGCCGCCAGCCCGGCCACGGCCAGGAAGAAAAGCCCGTACACTTCCACACGGTGGGCCCGGGACGTCCTGGACGGCGGGGACTCCAGATCGTCGCGCAACGGCAGAAACCTCGCCCGCTGCTGGTCCTGGAACTGCCCGCTCTTCAGCGCCCAGAAAAAAACCCCCAGGCTGATGGCCAGTCCGATGCCGATGTAGGCTATGAAATAAGGATAATACATGGTTTATGGCTCATAGGCTGCATCGATGCCGCGCGGTTCGGCGTTGGCATCGCTCTGGTTGATAAAATAGACCGCCACGTAATTGCCAACGTCCCAGATCTTCTCCGATTCGAGCTCCCGTTTGAAATAGGGCATGGCCGTGCCGGTGATGCCGTTCATGATCTGATAGTAGAGTATACCGCCGCTGATCTCCCGGTTTTTGAGGATCGTGAAGTTGAGCGGCGGCGGGTAGATCCACGGCTGGGCCGGCCCCATGCCGTCGCCCACCGGTCCGTGGCAACCGATGCAAAAATCCTGGTAGATCTTGTGACCCCGGGCCAACCCTGCGTCGGTGGTGGGATAGGGGTTGGGCACGTCCCGCCATCCCTGGGGAATGTTCTCATTGAGCCACTGCACGTTGGCGTCCGGGCCGGCCTCGTAAGCGGCGATGGCCTTGGCCTTCCAGTAATCCTGGCGCGCCATGCGGTGATCGGCATCCTTCATGCCCAGGCTCTGGATATAACGGATCAGCTCCTCGGTCCGGAGCTCGCCCAGAAAGGCGAAGGGCGGCATCAGGGAGAGGGGCCGAGTGAACCGCGGATTGGCGAAATGGGCCCAGTGCCAGTCGTCCGGGTGTTCTCCGCCGGCCTGAGAAAGATCCGGCCCGGTGCGCTGGGAGCCGAGCAGTATGGGATGATCGGCCACATAGTCTCCGGCCTGGGCGATGCGTTCGGCGCCCAACCCCCAGTCGATGGTGCGGACCGACTGGCTGTGGCAGTAGACGCACCCGTTGGCGATATAAAGCTCGCGGCCGGCCGCTTCAGGATCGCTGCGCTGCCGGAAAATCTCCGATGGCACGGTCTTGCTGGTATGCGCATAGGGCAAGAGAATCACGACAAAGACGATGGTCGCCAATATCAGGACACTGCCGACGACAACGGCAAGAGGGGTCATCTTCATGACGGCGCTCCGCTTCCAACCCACACGGATCGAACGATATTGTAAAAGCCCAGCACGGCCGAGCCGAAAATCATCAGGCCCAAACCGGCCCGCACCACATAATAGACATGAATTTCTGGCAGCACCCGGTAGACGGTCTCGCCGTTGAGCCAGGCATTGCCCTGAATCAGGCCGGCGATGGTCAGCACGATGGTGAATCCCACCATTCCGATCAGGACCATCCAGTATTGAAAATCGGCCAGAAAGCGGCTGAACAGGGGCCTTCCGGTCAGTTTGGGGATCGTGTAGTAAAGCCCGCCCAGGGCGATCATACCGGCAAAGCCGAGGACACCGATGTGGGCATGGGCCACTACCCAGTTGTTGAAGTGGGTGACGCGCTGTACGTCGGGCAGGGCCATGAACGATCCCTGGATGCTGACAAAGAAGTACATGATGGTGCCGGTGAAGACGAACTTGGCCCCGATGTCGGCGTGGATCTCGCCCAGTTTCCCCTTTGCCGTGTACCAGATGTTGATGAGGAAAGCCATGACCGGTATCACCATGGCGACGCTGTCCACGATGGCCACCACCTTGAGCCAGGTGGGCACCGGCACCTGCAGCAGGTGGTGGGTGCCGATATGGGTGTAGACCACAATCAGGGACCAGAAGCCGAGCAGCGACAGGGTATGGCTGTATAGCGGATTGCGGGTCGCCCGCGGGATGACATAGTAGGCCACACCGGCCGACAGGGGCGTCAGCAGCAGACCGAATATGTTGTGGCCGTAAAACCAGAGCAGAATGGCGTCGGGAATACCCACCAGGGCACCGCTATCGGGTCGCCAGATGACATTGCCCAGAATGTAGGTGCAGGCCGTGAGAATGCAGCCGGCCAACACGTACCACACCGAAACGTAAAGAATCGGCTCCTCGCGCTGCTTGACGGTCATGATGAAGTTGAAAAAAATCAGCAGGAAGGCGACCACCACGACCACGTCGATGGACCACACGAGTTCGGCATATTCACGCCCCTGGGTCATGCCCATGGCCAGGGTCGCCACCAGAGCCACCAGGGCCGCGTTCCAGCCGACGGCGGTAAAGACGCCCAGGCGTTCGCTGTAGAGCCCTGTGCCCAGCAGGCGCGGAATGTAGTAGAAGGCCGCGCCCAGCAGGCCGGGGGTCACGAATCCGAACAGCACCAGGTTGACATGGGTCGGCCGCACCCGGCCGAAGACGATGCCGCCCATATTGGCGGTGAGGTCGGGCGCCATCAGCTCGGTGGCGCCGAGCAGCCCGTAAAAGGTCGCCACCATCATCCAGAACCCGGAGGTCAGGCAAAATGCAGTGGCCGTCGGGTATTTCAAGATCGGTTTCGCTTCCAATCGAAGATATCTCCTAGTCCCGCTTCGCGGAGCCTTATAAAATCAACGTCATTGATTTCAGATGAATGTCGGCTCGCCTTCATCCGTCGTGTATCGGCGATACCATCTATCCATCGACAGAATTCCTTCGCTTAAAACTTAACACTTAACACTTTAAATTTATTCCCTATCAATCAACTATGACACCCCAGCCAGCAATCCAGGTTGGCCTTCTTCTCCCGATGGCACTCGATGCAGAAGCCCATCTTGAATCGCTCGCCCTTGAGCCGATCCATCTCCCTGACCTCGCCATGGCACGATTCGCAGGCGATATCCTTCAGGATATGGCGCTGATGGTTGAACAACACGTGCTCGGGCAGATAGAACACCTTGACCCAGGGCGTGGGGGTGTTGGTGTTGAAATAATCATGCTCCTTCCGGATCTCCGGATGGTTGGCAATGATGTAATTGTGACAGAAAAGACATTTTTCCACGGCAGGCAGGCCGGGATGGTGCGAGCGCGCCACATAGGAGTGGCAGAAGCGGCAGTCGATGGCCTTGTGGCCGGCATGCAGCCGATGGCTGAACGGAATCGGCTGGGCGGCGCCGACCCGGGTGGCGGGCGACGCGTAGTAGAAAAAGAGAAAGCCCAGGGACAACACCACGCAACAGGCCACCCAGAAGAGCGGCCCGCGGTTGAGCCAGACCACTTGGACGCTGTCGCCGAACGCGGTCAGAAAGCGCATGGGATGCCCCTTGGTGCCGATCAGGACGGCGACGGTCAGCAGGCCGAGCAGGGAAATGGCGGTGATCAGGATCTCCATCAGCGCTTATCCTCCAACCGGTGCACCAACACCGCGGGAAACTGTCTCAAATAAATTACCACCGACGCCGCCAGAAGCCCCAGAAATCCCAATGCCACCAGGGGATCAATCCAGCTCAACGGCAGGCGTTCGACACCGTGATGAAACACCGGCCCGAGCAGCAGAAAATGTTCCAGCCACATCCCCACGATGACAGCGCCGCAGATCACGACCATGGCCGCCGGGAGGGTCTTGATGCGCTTGTTGAGCAATATCAGGAACGGCGCGATGAAGCAGATCGCCAGCACGGCCCAGGCCAGGAAGCTCCAAGGTGCGGTCATGGTGCGTTCGATGACGTAGGCCGTCTCCTCGGAGATGTTGCCGTACCAGATCACGACGAACTGGGCATAGAAGAAATCGGCCCACACCAGGCCGAAAGCGAAGAAGAGCTTGCCGATGTCGTGATAGTGGGAGGCCGCGATGCTGAAGCCGGTGCGCCCGCCCAGCTGCAGAATCGCCGCGGTAATGATCAGGGCCCCGAACCCCACGTAAATGGCCTTGACGAAGGAGTAGGCGCCGAACAGGGTGGAGTACCAGTGGGGATCCATGCTCATCACCAGGTCGTAGCCGATCAGGGAGAGCACCACGGCGAAGACGAACATGTAAAGAAACGCGAGCACGGTGGCACGTCGGTGAAAACGGCCGGGCTCGGGCGGCCGGGTCTGCCAACGGCTGAAAAGCCATTGCGCCACGGGACCTCCGCTTTGCCGGACGGCCAGCTTGAGCCCCAGGGCATGATAGAGATAGGCCAGGCCCAAACCATAAAGCAGCAGAAGGCCGACGGCGTCCCTGGAAAAGAGGAAAGGCAGGTTGAGCCACACCTCCTTGCCGTGCAGGTCGTGGCCCAGCCAGGGAAAAATGTGGCGGCGTCCGATGAACAGCAGCAGGAAAAGCACGAACGAGACCGGGAAGAACGAGGTGAACGCCTCGGCCAGGCCGGCCAGCGGACCGCTCCAGCGGGCACCCACGGCATGCATGAGGGTGGAAAAGAGCACGGCCCCCTGGGCGATGGCCGAAAACAGCAGAAAGCTCACCAGGTAGGACTGCCAGGCCCGCGCGGCGTTGTCCCCGAACAGCTGGGATACGAAAACGACAAGGCCGGCTGCGGTCAGCAGGCCGCAAAACACCAGCGGCATGACCGGCCGGTTTGAAACGGTTGCGATAGCAGAATTAGGGCCGTTGCTCATGGGGTTGGCCCTCCTTGCGGCGGTTGATCCGGCACTCCCTGTACATCTTCGGCGGTCTTGATGTCGGCCCCCTTGGCTTCGAAAAAACGATACAGCCCCTTACATTCACTGGCGTCACAGCTGGCCAGGACGCCGAATTTGTGGCCGGTAAAGCGAGGATCGTAAAACTCGTCCTGCTTGAAGCGTGGCAGACGCGCCTGGGAGATCAACCCCAGGACATTGCCGAAGACAGCGAAGAGAATGGTGAACTCGAAGCCCACGATGAAAAATGGCACCAGGGCCACGATAGGCTTGCCGCCCACGATCATGTCCCAGCGCGCGGACGTGAAAGCGGCCAGCAGAAATCCGGTGAAAAACCCGGTGATGCCGCCGGCCAGGGTGAACCAGCCCACCTTGCTCTTGGGCGCCTCAATGGCCCCGGCGATCTCGTGGCTGGGGATGGGGCTGTGCACCCGCTCCAGAGTGTAGGCCGTGTTGCGCAGCCCGCGGATGGCCGATGCAGCCTGGATCTCGGTGTCGAAGATCCCCATGATCGAAGCGCGATCAGTCGGCATGGGCACCTCCTTCATGCAGCGTCTCTTTCATTTCGGTCATGGAGACCGAGGGCAGGTGTTTGACGAACAGGACGAAGAGGAAGAAAAATAGGCAGAAGCTGCCGATCATGATGCCGAACTCCACCAGGGTGGGCCGGTACAAGCCCCAGGCGTAAGGAAGAAAATCGTGGGCCACGGACCCGATGATGATCACGAAGCGCTCGTACCACATGCCGATATTGACGAAGATTGAAATCACGAAGAGCCACTTGATATGGGTGCGGATCGGCTTGATCAGGAAAAGCAGGGGAATGACCGTGTTGCAGATCACCATGATCCAATACTCCACCGCATAGTCGCCGAACATACGCCATCGGAAGGTCTCCATCTCCACGATGTTGTGGCTGTACCAGGCGATGAATACCTCGGTGCCGTAAGCGAACCCCACGATCAGACCGGTAAATACGATGGTTTTGGCTACGCTTTCCAGAACCCGCACGGTAATGATCTTCTCGTAGTGAAAGATCTTGCGCAAAGGGATCATCAGGGTCAGCACCATGGCCAGACCCGAATGGATGGCCCCGGCAACGAAGTAGGGTGCGAAGATCGTGGTGTGCCAGCCGGGCACCACGCCCAGAGCGAAGTCCCAAGACACCACGCTGTGCACCGAGATGACCAGGGGTGTGGCCAGGGCCGCGAAGAAGAGATAGCCGCGGGTGTAGTGGCGCCACTGCTCGTACTCGCCGGTCCAGCCCAGGGAGATGATGGCGAAGATCTTACGGCGCACGCCCGTGGCCCGATCGCGAATGGCGGCCAGATCGGGCAGCATGCCGGTGTACCAGAAGAGCGAGCTCACGGTCAGGTAGGTGCTGATGGCCACCACGTCGAACATGAGCGGCGATTGGAAGTTGGGCCACAAAGTGCGCTGATTGGGAATGGGGAGCATGTAGTAGACCATCCACACCCGGCCCAGGTGGATAAACGGATAGAGGCCGGCCGTGCAGACGGCGAAGACGGTCATGGTTTCGGCGGCGCGGGCGATGGGATTGCGCCACCCGGCGCGGAACAGATGCAGGATCGCGGAGATGAGAGTGCCGGAGTGAGCGATTCCGACCCAGAAGACGAAGTTGATCAGGTAGGTGCCCCAGTGAACCGGGTTGTTCTGGCCGCCGACGCCGATGCCCGTGAAGATCTGGTAGAGCCAGCAGGCGGCGCCCATGAGCACGCCGCAGAACAGCAGCGCCACGACCACCCAGTAGTTGCGGCCCGGCGGCGCCAGGGTATCGATGACGGTGTCGTCGATGGACTGATAGGTGAGTGCGGTTTGGGTCATGGGTGTTAGGTCAAGTCTAAAGTGTTAAGTTTAAAGTGAAGGAATGGGGTCGATTTTGATTTCGGATCTCCCGTCTCTTGTCTTCCGTTTGAATTTTTAAAGCTTCTGAATCACTTTCTTCAAATAGATCACCGCTGGCTTGGTGTTCAGATAACCCATCACCTGGTAGGCCCTTGGATCTTCGATCTTCTTGCGCACCGCGCTGTTCGGGTCCATCAGGTTGCCGAAGATCAGCGCATCGGTCGGGCAGCTTTGCACACAGGCCGGCACCACCTCGCCGTCGCGGATGTCGCGGCTTTCGTTCTTGGCCTGGTGGTGGGCCGCCTTGATGCGTTGGATGCAGAACGAGCACTTCTCCATTACGCCCTTGCTGCGTACCGTGACGTCGGGATTGAGCTGCAGGTTGAGCGGCTCGGGCCACTCCCAGTCGAACCAGTTGAAACGCCGAACCTTGTATGGACAGTTTTGGGCGCAGAAACGCG is drawn from Desulfatitalea tepidiphila and contains these coding sequences:
- a CDS encoding aspartate/glutamate racemase family protein, with translation MKKIGIVGGIGPESTVDYYKMIIGAFHARQAVMGYPEILIYSIDLTALTRWVEAGELERLADWLLEKVVALHRAGAEFAVIASNTPHVVFDAIRSRSPLPMLSIVEETCKTAQQRGLKRLGLLGTRFTMESDFYNKAFADKQMTLFVPDREERELIHHRLFSEIELGIFKDSTRQELLAIIEKLMERHSIEAVILGCTELPLILTKDKFGIPFLNTTAIHAESIVKFCL
- a CDS encoding C-GCAxxG-C-C family protein, with amino-acid sequence MLYAFREEGELADDIALKIACGFGAGMARKEELCGAISGGILVLGLRYGRGVNDDRSATEVTYLKTRALMDLFSKKHGTFMCRELLNGCELTTEEGQKYFRENELLKKTCIPCVQSVVEILERIL
- a CDS encoding GNAT family N-acetyltransferase; the protein is MDVDHSNLEDFDAWLSLALEVEPLFGPMAHERAFKEALMQAISEGRAFCIRSDQVEKESSLKGGIIISRESNEIAWFAVSKPYRGTGVGRQLLEFAVGQLNPQESIVVETFDASVPEGMAARKLYMDFGFTDNQDGGLNPAGIPTVIMKRAAFEKGDA
- a CDS encoding hemerythrin domain-containing protein, with protein sequence MQARGPLMIEHRLIERMLSVIKGVLAKIESKQEVDPVFVDIAVDFIRVYADRTHHGKEEDIFFRELSKKALKPEDSQIMKELIEEHVFGRQTTKALVEANTRYRNGDQTALTDIAANLKTLTDFYPRHIDKEDKIFFPKSRAYFTDKEDQAILAEFREFDRKMIHDKYESLIEGFESQK
- a CDS encoding lipocalin family protein translates to MKRLLIAAVTFLLLCGCLGYPATVKPVNGFELEKFLGRWYEIARFDHSFERGLEAVTAEYSAREDGGVRVQNRGFSVETNEWKESIGKAYFVENENIGYLRVSFFGPFYGSYVIFELDKQDYQYAFVTSSKQSYVWFLSRSPTVSKELKSHFKAVLREKGFDPNKLIWVNQK
- a CDS encoding NAD-dependent epimerase/dehydratase family protein is translated as MCEINRSKPVLVTGGTGYVASWIIKRLLEKGVCVNATVRDPSNSKKVDHLTSMANEYSGKLRLFQSDLLDIKSFERPMRDCELVIHTASPFFMTGIRNPEEELIRPAKEGTRNVLESANRNSTVKRIVLTSSVAAIYGDNADIELTQTGIFTEKYWNLTSSAEHQPYPYSKTIAEKEAWAIAKEQDQWDLLVINPGWILGPSLSKRKDSMSIQFMVQLGDGKYKMGVPELWNGIIDVRDVATAHIKAGFSPKASGRHIIVSREATLLELANMLRKHFGDTYPFPIRQVPKYLFWLIAPMHGLTRKYVAKNAAVHIKFDNSYSKKDLGMSYTPIEQTVIDHFQQIIDDGLLKQS
- a CDS encoding c-type cytochrome translates to MVRILCVALIACAVALAAYAVITLYDETLQVGRIWETPAVKPHEQPIPVMANMSVPFTGGELLYRTADPDALQPGFSLTAPKAIAQGRQGYQYYCAQCHGQQFDGYGTVGQSFAPKPEDLRSARVQNLPVGRLFHEISYGIPNGRQPALATTIAVDERWQIVAFVKSLGVRE
- a CDS encoding cbb3-type cytochrome oxidase assembly protein, producing the protein MYYPYFIAYIGIGLAISLGVFFWALKSGQFQDQQRARFLPLRDDLESPPSRTSRAHRVEVYGLFFLAVAGLAASAGVLLYALYLN